One genomic region from Uloborus diversus isolate 005 chromosome 2, Udiv.v.3.1, whole genome shotgun sequence encodes:
- the LOC129217487 gene encoding diacylglycerol lipase-beta-like isoform X1: MPALVLFGRKWLIACDDLVIPFAVDVFVKIAWLTGTLVLIFQSTGCYASFPEKIFLCLAGGNFLFSSCLSIIISLISSKGSVLQVQKRKSLIGFLYLKFLFLIVDCGLASFGTWILFEVENICTSALTFIKVSTILLWLYIFLYILNIFICYNSLGSSKFWDNNSSSTSQKFFRRAERVWRSRLKFFCCCADIGEENELVYVEISSFLASFLNEVDLVPTDTLAGIISLSAKHSVEKRRKNIAFNLEVNPVILKGISPPSWMTMTNALYFLRIAKSTYGWLAFLKIIHPCSLCRLISPRCCLRSFSSQNDSRLDNCCYCNFSAVQKITGFSESDILYSSFQNCIYEPAFYIVIDHAKKSIVIAIRGTMSFSDLVTDIDAEVQPFPSHTSDSKFKCHRGFLRSALCLQKKINDLGVLETATMENPTYVLVLTGHSLGGSIASLLGLLLKPRYPDLQCYIYAPMAAISSEGIPETLNFVLSVVVGDDAVPCLNTESCKVLRTELIKALEDTDVPKYKILARACWYHIKKRFKKPQKRVLTEVYENRSLGDEEMNSTVQNNEGISVLMDSKLYAPGRVIYFDKMKGNEFHWVTGLNFQRICISKTMLADHQPHKIQFMLEQAVKNQNCQTV, encoded by the exons ATGCCTGCATTGGTACTTTTTGGAAGAAAATGGCTAATAGCATGTGATGACTTAGTTATACCATTTGCAGTCgatgtttttgtcaaaattgctTG gttgacTGGAACACTTGTCTTAATATTTCAAAGCACTGGTTGCTATGCATCATTTCCTGAAAAGATTTTCCTGTGTTTGGCAGGgggaaattttttgttttcatcttgtctttcaattattatttctttaatcaGCTCTAAAGGATCTGTTTTGcag gTACAGAAACGGAAATCTCTGATTGGATTTTTGTATCTAAAGTTTCTCTTTCTCATTGTTGATTGTGGCCTTGCTTCATTTGGGACATGGATACTTTTTGAAGTGGAGAATATCTGTACATCGGCATTAACTTTTATTAAG GTTTCTACAATACTATTATGGCTGTACAtttttctgtatatattaaacatatttatttgctACAATTCTCTTGGTTCTTCAAAGTTTTGGGACAACAATTCAAGTTCTacttcccagaaattttttcgtAGAGCTGAGCGTGTATGGCGTTCACG GCTGAAATTCTTTTGCTGCTGTGCAGATATTGGAGAAGAGAATGAGTTGGTTTATGTAgaaatttcatcatttttagCCTCATTTTTGAAT GAAGTGGATCTTGTACCCACTGATACATTAGCTGGTATTATTTCACTAAGTGCCAAACATTCTGTGgagaagagaagaaaaaacaTAGCATTTAATTTAGAGGTTAATCCTGTGATATTAAAAG gtatttctcctccatcatgGATGACAATGACAAATGCTTTATACTTTTTGAGGATAGCAAAAAGTACCTATGGTTGGCTTGCCTTTTTAAAGATTATTCATCCATGTTCTTTGTGTAGATTAATATCTCCAAG GTGTTGTTTGAGGAGTTTCAGTTCACAAAATGATTCCAGATTAGACAACTGTTGCTACTGTAATTTTTCTGCTGTGCAAAAAATTACAGGATTCTCAGAGTCTGACATTTTATACTCATCCTTCCAAAACTGTATTTATGAACCTGCATTTTACATTGTTATTGATCATGCAAAAAAATCGATCGTCATTGCAATACGTGGAACGATGTCATTTTCCGATTTGGTGACGGATATCGACGCAGAAGTTCAGCCTTTTCCATCACATACGAGTGATTCAAAGTTCAAATGCCACAGGGGGTTCCTCAGAAGTGCTTTATGCTtgcagaagaaaataaatgacCTCGGTGTATTGGAAACTGCAACCATGGAAAATCCAACATATGTTCTGGTCTTAACTGGACATAGTTTGGGAGGAAGTATTGCTTCGCTTCTTGGTCTTTTGTTAAAACCAAGATATCCTGATCTGCAGTGCTATATATATGCTCCAATGGCAGCTATTTCATCAGAGGGGATTCCAGAAACTTTGAATTTTGTTCTTTCTGTTGTTGTTGGGGATGATGCAGTTCCCTGTCTTAACACGGAGTCTTGCAAAGTCCTAAGAACTGAGCTGATTAAAGCATTAGAAGATACTGATGTTCCGAAG TACAAAATTTTAGCAAGAGCTTGCTGGTATCATATAAAAAAGCGCTTTAAGAAACCCCAAAAGCGTGTTTTAACTGAAGTCTATGAAAATAGATCATTAGGAGATGAAGAAATGAACTCTACTGTT cAGAATAATGAAGGGATATCAGTATTAATGGATTCCAAACTCTATGCTCCTGGAAGAGTGATATATTTCGATAAAATGAAAGG CAATGAATTCCATTGGGTGACAGGACTGAATTTTCAGAGGATATGTATCAGTAAAACTATGCTAGCAGATCATCAACCTCATAAAATACAGTTTATGCTGGAACAAGctgtaaaaaatcaaaactgccaAACTGTATAG
- the LOC129217487 gene encoding diacylglycerol lipase-beta-like isoform X2, with translation MPALVLFGRKWLIACDDLVIPFAVDVFVKIAWLTGTLVLIFQSTGCYASFPEKIFLCLAGGNFLFSSCLSIIISLISSKGSVLQVQKRKSLIGFLYLKFLFLIVDCGLASFGTWILFEVENICTSALTFIKVSTILLWLYIFLYILNIFICYNSLGSSKFWDNNSSSTSQKFFRRAERVWRSRLKFFCCCADIGEENELVYVEISSFLASFLNEVDLVPTDTLAGIISLSAKHSVEKRRKNIAFNLEVNPVILKGISPPSWMTMTNALYFLRIAKSTYGWLAFLKIIHPCSLCRLISPRCCLRSFSSQNDSRLDNCCYCNFSAVQKITGFSESDILYSSFQNCIYEPAFYIVIDHAKKSIVIAIRGTMSFSDLVTDIDAEVQPFPSHTSDSKFKCHRGFLRSALCLQKKINDLGVLETATMENPTYVLVLTGHSLGGSIASLLGLLLKPRYPDLQCYIYAPMAAISSEGIPETLNFVLSVVVGDDAVPCLNTESCKVLRTELIKALEDTDVPKYKILARACWYHIKKRFKKPQKRVLTEVYENRSLGDEEMNSTVNNEGISVLMDSKLYAPGRVIYFDKMKGNEFHWVTGLNFQRICISKTMLADHQPHKIQFMLEQAVKNQNCQTV, from the exons ATGCCTGCATTGGTACTTTTTGGAAGAAAATGGCTAATAGCATGTGATGACTTAGTTATACCATTTGCAGTCgatgtttttgtcaaaattgctTG gttgacTGGAACACTTGTCTTAATATTTCAAAGCACTGGTTGCTATGCATCATTTCCTGAAAAGATTTTCCTGTGTTTGGCAGGgggaaattttttgttttcatcttgtctttcaattattatttctttaatcaGCTCTAAAGGATCTGTTTTGcag gTACAGAAACGGAAATCTCTGATTGGATTTTTGTATCTAAAGTTTCTCTTTCTCATTGTTGATTGTGGCCTTGCTTCATTTGGGACATGGATACTTTTTGAAGTGGAGAATATCTGTACATCGGCATTAACTTTTATTAAG GTTTCTACAATACTATTATGGCTGTACAtttttctgtatatattaaacatatttatttgctACAATTCTCTTGGTTCTTCAAAGTTTTGGGACAACAATTCAAGTTCTacttcccagaaattttttcgtAGAGCTGAGCGTGTATGGCGTTCACG GCTGAAATTCTTTTGCTGCTGTGCAGATATTGGAGAAGAGAATGAGTTGGTTTATGTAgaaatttcatcatttttagCCTCATTTTTGAAT GAAGTGGATCTTGTACCCACTGATACATTAGCTGGTATTATTTCACTAAGTGCCAAACATTCTGTGgagaagagaagaaaaaacaTAGCATTTAATTTAGAGGTTAATCCTGTGATATTAAAAG gtatttctcctccatcatgGATGACAATGACAAATGCTTTATACTTTTTGAGGATAGCAAAAAGTACCTATGGTTGGCTTGCCTTTTTAAAGATTATTCATCCATGTTCTTTGTGTAGATTAATATCTCCAAG GTGTTGTTTGAGGAGTTTCAGTTCACAAAATGATTCCAGATTAGACAACTGTTGCTACTGTAATTTTTCTGCTGTGCAAAAAATTACAGGATTCTCAGAGTCTGACATTTTATACTCATCCTTCCAAAACTGTATTTATGAACCTGCATTTTACATTGTTATTGATCATGCAAAAAAATCGATCGTCATTGCAATACGTGGAACGATGTCATTTTCCGATTTGGTGACGGATATCGACGCAGAAGTTCAGCCTTTTCCATCACATACGAGTGATTCAAAGTTCAAATGCCACAGGGGGTTCCTCAGAAGTGCTTTATGCTtgcagaagaaaataaatgacCTCGGTGTATTGGAAACTGCAACCATGGAAAATCCAACATATGTTCTGGTCTTAACTGGACATAGTTTGGGAGGAAGTATTGCTTCGCTTCTTGGTCTTTTGTTAAAACCAAGATATCCTGATCTGCAGTGCTATATATATGCTCCAATGGCAGCTATTTCATCAGAGGGGATTCCAGAAACTTTGAATTTTGTTCTTTCTGTTGTTGTTGGGGATGATGCAGTTCCCTGTCTTAACACGGAGTCTTGCAAAGTCCTAAGAACTGAGCTGATTAAAGCATTAGAAGATACTGATGTTCCGAAG TACAAAATTTTAGCAAGAGCTTGCTGGTATCATATAAAAAAGCGCTTTAAGAAACCCCAAAAGCGTGTTTTAACTGAAGTCTATGAAAATAGATCATTAGGAGATGAAGAAATGAACTCTACTGTT AATAATGAAGGGATATCAGTATTAATGGATTCCAAACTCTATGCTCCTGGAAGAGTGATATATTTCGATAAAATGAAAGG CAATGAATTCCATTGGGTGACAGGACTGAATTTTCAGAGGATATGTATCAGTAAAACTATGCTAGCAGATCATCAACCTCATAAAATACAGTTTATGCTGGAACAAGctgtaaaaaatcaaaactgccaAACTGTATAG